A genomic stretch from Synergistaceae bacterium DZ-S4 includes:
- a CDS encoding OmpH family outer membrane protein yields MKKLTVLLVAVLAIFSVYTAASAAEEKVGFVDEMAVLQQFPKFKQAQQQIDAIGKKKSEAAKAAFDKETDEKKKANIVQSLQLEMREEEAKLMNPILKEINETIAKVAKTKGITIVLNKGLVYYGGIDITNDVVTALKR; encoded by the coding sequence ATGAAAAAATTGACAGTGCTATTGGTTGCAGTCCTTGCCATATTCTCCGTATACACCGCCGCTTCAGCAGCAGAGGAGAAGGTGGGGTTCGTTGATGAGATGGCAGTCCTTCAGCAGTTCCCTAAATTCAAGCAGGCTCAGCAGCAGATCGACGCAATAGGAAAGAAAAAGTCTGAAGCGGCGAAGGCTGCATTCGACAAGGAAACGGACGAAAAGAAAAAGGCCAACATCGTACAGTCTCTCCAGCTCGAAATGAGGGAAGAAGAAGCCAAGCTGATGAACCCGATCCTCAAGGAGATCAACGAGACCATAGCGAAGGTCGCAAAGACAAAGGGGATCACAATAGTGCTCAACAAGGGCCTTGTTTACTACGGCGGCAT